One Campylobacter concisus DNA segment encodes these proteins:
- a CDS encoding 30S ribosomal protein S1, translated as MAVNKSVQLGKAKDEDIEDIDFAAMLEESFKKTEEDSDAKIVSINGDEVLIDVGKKSEGILNVSEITDANGNLTHKVGDTIKVVITGSRNGRPIVSHKKALRKEKVKAFIEAYDPENSGEIDVKVVGKNKGGFITQDVNGVEFFLPKTHSGFKNAEGIIGKTYKVRVIKIDKEENSIVVSRKKILDDDRKKRKEALSSIVENDSVIEGTVKKITTYGMFVDVGGVDGLVHYSEISYKGPVNPSSLYKEGDKVLVKVISYDNEKRHLSLSIKAATPDPWEEIINDGLEVGDTIKVTVSNIEPYGAFVDLGNDIEGFLHISEISWDKNIKNPKDHINEGQEIDVEVIEIDAKGHRLRVSLKNLLPKPFDEFKAKHKEGDVVKGVVTTITNFGAFVRVGCVEGLLHNEDASWDRNDKCKDMFKAGDELEVKIIKIDSAEQKVSLSLKDLKQSPVQAFADKFNVGDIVKGTIRDIKDFGVFVELGDNVDALIRKEDLGSVDVSILKIGDEIEAAIAFIDEKKNRIRLSIRRLAKQKEREVLNEINDNDDKVTLGDIIKEQLL; from the coding sequence ATGGCTGTGAACAAAAGTGTTCAATTAGGAAAAGCAAAAGACGAAGATATCGAAGATATCGATTTTGCTGCGATGTTAGAGGAGTCTTTTAAAAAGACTGAAGAAGATAGTGACGCAAAGATCGTCAGTATCAATGGCGATGAGGTTTTAATCGACGTTGGCAAGAAGTCAGAGGGCATTTTAAATGTTTCTGAGATCACTGATGCAAACGGCAACCTAACACATAAAGTTGGCGATACGATCAAAGTTGTAATAACTGGATCAAGAAATGGAAGACCTATAGTGTCGCACAAAAAAGCACTTAGAAAAGAGAAAGTTAAAGCTTTCATCGAAGCTTACGATCCTGAAAATTCTGGCGAAATCGACGTAAAAGTAGTTGGAAAAAATAAAGGTGGCTTTATAACTCAAGATGTAAATGGGGTGGAATTTTTCTTACCAAAAACTCACAGTGGCTTTAAAAACGCTGAAGGCATAATTGGTAAAACATATAAAGTAAGAGTTATAAAAATTGATAAAGAGGAAAATAGCATAGTTGTCTCTAGAAAGAAAATTTTAGATGACGACCGCAAAAAGCGTAAAGAAGCTCTATCAAGCATAGTAGAAAATGATAGCGTTATAGAGGGCACAGTTAAAAAAATCACAACTTATGGTATGTTTGTTGATGTTGGCGGTGTCGATGGGCTTGTGCATTACAGTGAGATAAGTTATAAAGGTCCAGTAAATCCTAGCTCACTATATAAAGAAGGCGATAAAGTTTTAGTTAAAGTTATCAGCTATGACAACGAAAAACGCCACTTGTCTTTATCTATCAAGGCAGCTACTCCAGATCCTTGGGAAGAGATCATAAATGATGGGCTAGAAGTTGGTGACACTATCAAAGTTACAGTTAGCAATATCGAGCCTTATGGTGCATTTGTTGATCTTGGAAATGATATTGAAGGATTTTTACATATATCTGAAATTTCATGGGACAAAAATATAAAAAATCCAAAAGACCATATCAATGAAGGTCAAGAGATCGATGTTGAGGTTATTGAGATAGATGCAAAAGGACACCGCCTAAGAGTAAGCCTTAAAAATTTACTTCCAAAGCCATTTGATGAGTTTAAGGCAAAACACAAAGAAGGTGACGTAGTAAAAGGCGTTGTGACAACTATCACAAATTTTGGTGCATTTGTTAGAGTAGGCTGCGTTGAAGGTTTGTTGCATAACGAAGACGCATCTTGGGATAGAAACGATAAATGCAAAGATATGTTTAAAGCTGGTGACGAGCTTGAAGTAAAAATCATCAAAATCGATAGCGCTGAACAAAAAGTTTCACTCAGCCTAAAAGATCTAAAACAAAGTCCAGTTCAAGCATTTGCTGATAAATTTAATGTAGGCGATATCGTAAAAGGAACAATTCGCGATATTAAAGACTTTGGCGTGTTTGTAGAGCTTGGTGATAACGTTGATGCGCTGATCCGTAAAGAAGATCTAGGTAGTGTAGACGTTAGTATACTTAAGATCGGTGATGAGATCGAAGCAGCTATCGCATTTATCGATGAGAAGAAAAATAGAATTCGCCTTAGCATACGCCGTTTAGCAAAACAAAAAGAGCGTGAAGTGTTAAATGAGATCAATGATAACGATGATAAAGTAACACTTGGCGATATTATAAAAGAACAATTACTTTAG
- a CDS encoding 4-hydroxy-3-methylbut-2-enyl diphosphate reductase: protein MKIELASSYGFCFGVKRAIKIAENAGDAATIGPLIHNNEEINRLEKNYNVKTLEGIDELKDEKKAIIRTHGITKNDLAELKKTDIKVIDATCPFVTKPQQICEKMSEEGYDVVIYGDMHHPEVKGVKSYAKGNVYVVLEESELEGIKFKQKVALVSQTTRKVEKFMQIANYLMLHVKEVRVFNTICNATFENQEAAKNLAKRADVMIIIGGKNSSNTKQLYLISKNFCEDSYLIESEEELEKSWFDGKNLCGISAGASTPDWIIQKVVDRIKKV from the coding sequence TTGAAGATTGAGCTTGCTAGTAGTTATGGATTTTGCTTTGGTGTAAAAAGGGCGATAAAGATTGCTGAAAATGCAGGAGATGCTGCGACCATTGGGCCACTCATCCATAATAACGAAGAAATAAACAGGCTTGAGAAAAATTACAATGTAAAAACACTTGAGGGTATAGACGAGCTAAAGGATGAGAAAAAGGCGATCATTCGCACTCATGGCATCACTAAAAACGACCTCGCAGAGCTAAAAAAGACAGATATAAAAGTGATCGACGCAACTTGTCCGTTTGTGACAAAGCCACAGCAAATTTGTGAAAAAATGAGTGAAGAGGGCTACGATGTGGTGATCTATGGCGACATGCATCACCCTGAGGTAAAAGGCGTGAAGTCATACGCCAAGGGTAACGTCTATGTCGTGCTTGAAGAGAGCGAGCTAGAGGGCATTAAATTTAAGCAAAAGGTCGCACTTGTTAGTCAAACGACTAGAAAAGTCGAGAAATTTATGCAAATCGCAAACTACCTTATGCTTCACGTAAAAGAGGTACGCGTTTTTAACACCATCTGCAACGCAACATTTGAAAACCAAGAGGCTGCTAAAAATTTGGCAAAAAGAGCCGATGTGATGATAATAATCGGTGGAAAAAATAGCTCAAATACAAAACAACTCTACCTAATATCTAAAAATTTCTGCGAAGATAGCTATCTGATAGAAAGCGAAGAAGAGCTTGAAAAATCATGGTTTGATGGCAAAAATTTGTGTGGCATAAGTGCTGGTGCAAGTACGCCTGACTGGATCATACAAAAAGTCGTTGACAGAATCAAAAAAGTATAA
- the aroA gene encoding 3-phosphoshikimate 1-carboxyvinyltransferase: MRIYPLEKSLNLTIDDIAADKSISHRCAIFSLLSDKPSHIRNYLRAGDTLNTLKIVELLGAKVEDNGFEITITPPQKIKEPNEILECGNSGTAMRLFMGLLAAQDGFFVLSGDRYLNSRPMARIAKPLNDMGAKIDGANNANNAPLCIRGTKFERFSFDSKIASAQVKSALLLAALYSNGCKFSEPELSRDHTERMLAGMGADIKRDDLEITLEPMKAPLAPLDIDVPNDPSSAFFFAVAALIIPGSHIILKNILLNKTRIEAYKILEEMGAEIKFHKTSSKYEDIGDIEVRYSPNLKGVEVSENISWLIDEAPALAIAFACAKGQSKLTNAKELRVKESDRIAVTINALKQCGVDASELEDGFIINGSEAKFAMIDSHGDHRIAMSFAILGLKCGMQIEKSEFIATSFPNFAEILKKMGARVED; the protein is encoded by the coding sequence ATGAGAATTTATCCATTAGAAAAAAGTCTAAATTTAACTATTGACGACATCGCAGCGGATAAATCAATATCGCATAGATGCGCGATCTTTTCACTTTTAAGCGACAAACCATCTCACATTAGAAACTATCTAAGGGCTGGCGATACACTAAATACATTAAAGATAGTCGAGCTTTTAGGTGCAAAAGTTGAGGACAATGGTTTCGAAATAACGATCACACCGCCGCAAAAGATAAAAGAGCCAAATGAAATTTTAGAGTGTGGCAACTCTGGTACGGCAATGAGGCTTTTTATGGGACTATTAGCCGCACAGGATGGCTTTTTCGTACTAAGTGGTGATAGATATTTAAACTCACGTCCAATGGCTAGAATAGCAAAACCTCTAAACGATATGGGTGCAAAGATAGATGGTGCAAACAACGCAAACAACGCCCCGCTTTGCATAAGAGGGACAAAATTTGAAAGATTTAGTTTTGATAGCAAGATTGCCTCAGCTCAGGTAAAAAGTGCCCTTTTGCTAGCAGCTCTTTACTCAAATGGCTGCAAATTTAGTGAGCCAGAGCTAAGCAGAGATCATACTGAGCGTATGCTAGCTGGCATGGGAGCTGATATAAAGCGTGACGACCTAGAGATCACTTTAGAGCCGATGAAAGCTCCACTTGCGCCACTTGATATAGACGTGCCAAATGATCCAAGTTCTGCATTTTTCTTTGCGGTCGCAGCACTTATCATTCCGGGCTCACACATTATTTTAAAAAATATTTTGCTAAATAAAACTCGTATCGAAGCTTATAAAATTCTAGAAGAAATGGGAGCTGAGATAAAATTTCACAAAACCTCAAGCAAATACGAAGATATCGGTGATATCGAGGTTAGATACTCGCCAAATTTAAAAGGCGTAGAGGTTAGTGAAAATATCTCGTGGCTCATCGACGAAGCTCCAGCTTTAGCCATCGCATTTGCCTGCGCTAAAGGTCAAAGCAAGCTAACAAATGCCAAAGAGCTTCGTGTAAAAGAGAGCGATAGGATAGCCGTCACGATAAATGCGTTAAAGCAGTGCGGCGTTGATGCTAGCGAGCTTGAAGATGGCTTTATCATAAATGGCTCTGAGGCTAAATTTGCCATGATCGATAGTCACGGGGATCATAGGATTGCGATGAGCTTTGCTATACTTGGACTAAAGTGCGGCATGCAGATAGAAAAGAGCGAATTTATCGCCACTTCGTTTCCAAATTTTGCTGAAATTTTAAAGAAAATGGGAGCTAGAGTTGAAGATTGA